The Streptococcus mitis genome has a segment encoding these proteins:
- the rlmB gene encoding 23S rRNA (guanosine(2251)-2'-O)-methyltransferase RlmB: MKTNDIVYGVHAVTEALLANTGNKLYLQEDLRGKNVEKVKELATEKKVSISWTSKKALSEMTEGAVHQGFVLRVSEFAYSELDYILAKTRQEENPLLLILDGLTDPHNLGSILRTADATNVAGVIIPKHRAVGVTPVVAKTATGAIEHVPIARVTNLSQTLDKLKDEGFWTFGTDMNGTPCHKWNTKGKIALIIGNEGKGISSNIKKQVDEMITIPMNGHVQSLNASVAAAILMYEVFRNRL; the protein is encoded by the coding sequence ATGAAAACAAATGATATTGTCTATGGCGTCCACGCCGTTACCGAAGCCCTCCTTGCAAATACTGGCAACAAACTCTACCTCCAAGAAGATCTCCGAGGTAAGAACGTTGAGAAAGTCAAGGAACTGGCTACAGAAAAGAAGGTGTCCATTTCTTGGACCTCAAAAAAAGCCCTCTCTGAGATGACTGAAGGTGCTGTCCACCAAGGTTTTGTTCTACGAGTTTCTGAATTTGCCTATAGTGAGCTGGATTACATCCTTGCCAAAACGCGCCAAGAAGAAAATCCTTTGCTATTGATTCTGGACGGGTTAACCGATCCTCACAACTTAGGCTCCATCTTAAGAACCGCTGATGCGACCAATGTTGCAGGTGTCATCATTCCCAAGCACCGTGCTGTCGGAGTTACTCCTGTCGTTGCCAAAACGGCCACAGGTGCTATTGAGCACGTTCCCATCGCTCGAGTAACCAATCTGAGCCAAACTCTAGACAAACTCAAGGATGAAGGATTCTGGACCTTTGGAACGGATATGAACGGTACCCCTTGCCATAAGTGGAATACAAAAGGGAAAATCGCCCTCATTATCGGAAATGAAGGAAAAGGCATCTCTAGCAACATCAAAAAACAGGTCGATGAAATGATTACCATTCCTATGAATGGACATGTTCAAAGCCTTAATGCCAGTGTTGCTGCAGCCATTCTCATGTACGAAGTTTTCCGAAATAGACTATAA
- the trxB gene encoding thioredoxin-disulfide reductase: MYDTIIIGAGPAGMTAALYAARSNLKVALIEGGLPGGQMNNTSDIENYPGYANISGPELAEKMFEPLENLGVEHIYGYVENVEDHGDFKKVITDVQTYETRTVIVATGSKHRPLGVPGEEELNSRGVSYCAVCDGAFFRDQDLLVVGGGDSAVEEAIFLTRFAKTVTIVHRRDQLRAQKVLQDRAFANEKISFIWDSVVKEIKGENRVESVVFENVKTGQVTEQAFGGVFIYVGLDPLSDFVKELNIQDQAGWIVTDNHMKTAVDGIFAVGDVRLKDLRQVTTAVGDGAIAGQEAYKFITEHS, from the coding sequence ATGTACGATACTATTATTATCGGTGCTGGACCTGCAGGTATGACTGCAGCCTTGTATGCTGCTCGAAGCAATTTGAAAGTAGCCTTGATTGAAGGTGGTCTGCCAGGTGGTCAGATGAATAATACATCTGATATTGAAAATTACCCAGGATACGCTAATATTAGTGGGCCAGAATTGGCAGAAAAAATGTTTGAACCGCTTGAAAATCTTGGTGTTGAGCATATTTATGGTTATGTTGAAAATGTAGAAGACCATGGTGATTTTAAGAAAGTGATTACTGATGTCCAAACATATGAAACACGTACAGTTATCGTAGCAACTGGTTCTAAACACCGTCCTTTGGGAGTACCTGGAGAAGAAGAACTGAACAGTCGTGGTGTTTCTTACTGTGCCGTGTGTGATGGTGCTTTCTTCCGTGACCAAGATTTGTTGGTAGTTGGTGGTGGAGATTCAGCTGTTGAAGAAGCCATCTTCTTGACTCGTTTTGCTAAGACTGTTACCATTGTTCACCGTCGTGACCAACTTCGTGCCCAAAAAGTTTTACAAGACCGCGCCTTTGCGAATGAGAAAATCAGCTTTATCTGGGATTCTGTAGTCAAGGAAATCAAGGGTGAAAACCGAGTAGAATCTGTCGTATTTGAAAATGTGAAAACAGGTCAAGTGACAGAACAAGCCTTCGGTGGCGTTTTTATCTATGTTGGATTGGACCCTCTTAGCGATTTTGTTAAAGAATTGAATATCCAAGATCAGGCTGGCTGGATTGTGACAGATAACCACATGAAAACTGCAGTTGACGGTATTTTTGCAGTTGGAGATGTTCGCTTGAAAGACCTTCGCCAAGTAACAACAGCAGTTGGAGATGGAGCTATCGCTGGTCAAGAAGCTTACAAGTTTATCACCGAACATAGTTAA